In the genome of Methanocella sp., one region contains:
- a CDS encoding flavodoxin, whose translation MIEVKILVAYFSRPGNNYVGGKIVNLSVGNTEVAAKMIHDITKGDLFRIESVKAYPEDYTETTEVAKQELRSNARPNLVNHLKNMASYDLIFLGYPNWWGTVPMPVATFLEEYDFSGKTIVPFCTHEGSGLGHSVTDIKKVCSKSTVMEGLAVRGGSVRNAKDEIAVWLSRTGMNK comes from the coding sequence ATGATTGAAGTGAAAATTCTCGTGGCCTACTTTTCGCGTCCTGGCAACAACTATGTCGGGGGTAAGATCGTAAACCTGTCTGTCGGCAACACGGAAGTCGCTGCAAAGATGATCCATGATATTACTAAGGGTGATCTATTTCGCATAGAATCGGTGAAGGCGTACCCGGAGGATTACACGGAAACCACAGAGGTGGCCAAGCAGGAACTGCGCTCTAACGCCAGACCTAATCTTGTCAATCATTTGAAAAATATGGCGTCGTATGATTTGATTTTTCTCGGTTACCCTAACTGGTGGGGTACGGTCCCCATGCCGGTTGCGACGTTTCTGGAGGAGTATGATTTCTCCGGCAAAACAATCGTACCGTTTTGTACCCATGAGGGTAGCGGACTGGGACATAGCGTGACAGATATCAAAAAAGTATGCTCAAAGTCGACCGTCATGGAGGGCCTCGCCGTGCGGGGCGGAAGCGTGAGAAATGCAAAGGATGAAATTGCCGTCTGGCTCAGTCGCACCGGGATGAACAAGTAA
- a CDS encoding DUF2298 domain-containing protein, producing the protein MRREYWLLLALAGLVAMLPLGPIQLALLLTVPGFALLALVRERFNVVELVAYSFTLSILVFPLAVFIAYFAGIWHAGAVLLGLMAMAVAGIKYYKGSDIELTRSKYQWAVLGVALFIFAVVLFLTLKTFTLTPAGFVCDTTHASDLNFHLSIAQRYIESPHIPPEDPYLPGYDIVYNWFMHLLFGELGVLTGVSLFTIFDIIVPLVSALIFTDAYLLAEYLFSSERHGLVAAVVFVAVSGLSWIYILYQLFVLNNPSPDIFKEMVYEWPGTISMIPGINFTMMLKYDPTVLFFLLPQTQTFGLMATIFGFLAFLKTIKEKSIPYAAVTAVVLASLVLFHMISAFPVFITMGLMFLYLLFRRRFGDALISAIPLAAGAIASIYQLAIMQQGNAAQIIIAHHPDVIPTIIFSIGLLIPFAIYGMYIKRNDEACGLLTLYAVINIVLLNVVEMPATVNTYRFLVYAALPISLFAGYVFSQWLSSRNYLKIGVAAAVILLMVPSTAIMLGFYNDSSYVHATPPEYEALQWIKANTPKDAIIFEEPGFFPRVPVVTGRDVAYSGEIYTLQYHNVDLQADAYGILSITGPAALYDKLSQYNVSYVFVGQRESQHPFTAALKNTQYFEPVYDKDGVYIYELTGHSPATGDT; encoded by the coding sequence ATGAGAAGGGAGTACTGGCTGCTGCTGGCCCTCGCCGGCCTCGTTGCCATGCTTCCGCTCGGGCCCATCCAGCTCGCCCTTCTTCTTACGGTGCCCGGCTTTGCCCTTCTCGCCCTCGTCAGGGAGCGCTTCAATGTCGTCGAGCTCGTAGCCTATTCCTTCACGTTGTCGATCCTGGTGTTCCCGCTCGCGGTCTTCATCGCGTATTTCGCGGGCATATGGCATGCCGGGGCCGTCCTGCTCGGCCTCATGGCCATGGCTGTCGCCGGCATAAAATATTATAAAGGCTCTGACATCGAGCTGACCCGGTCGAAATACCAGTGGGCCGTGCTTGGGGTGGCATTGTTTATTTTTGCCGTCGTGCTCTTTCTGACGCTGAAGACGTTCACGCTGACGCCCGCGGGCTTCGTATGCGATACGACCCACGCGTCGGACCTGAACTTTCACCTCTCCATAGCCCAGCGCTACATAGAGTCGCCCCACATTCCGCCCGAGGACCCGTATCTGCCTGGCTACGACATCGTCTACAACTGGTTCATGCACCTGCTCTTCGGGGAGCTGGGCGTGCTTACGGGAGTGAGCCTGTTCACCATATTCGACATCATCGTGCCCCTGGTATCTGCGCTGATCTTTACTGACGCCTACCTCCTGGCCGAGTACTTATTTAGCTCGGAGCGCCACGGGCTCGTGGCGGCGGTCGTTTTCGTGGCCGTATCGGGGCTGTCATGGATATACATCCTGTACCAGCTTTTTGTCCTCAATAACCCGAGCCCGGACATTTTCAAGGAGATGGTCTACGAGTGGCCGGGGACGATAAGCATGATCCCGGGGATCAATTTCACCATGATGCTAAAGTACGACCCCACGGTGCTGTTCTTTTTGCTGCCGCAGACGCAGACATTCGGGCTGATGGCCACCATCTTCGGCTTTTTAGCATTCCTTAAGACGATTAAGGAAAAATCGATCCCGTATGCGGCTGTGACGGCCGTCGTGCTCGCCTCGCTCGTGCTCTTCCATATGATCTCCGCGTTCCCGGTCTTCATCACGATGGGCCTCATGTTCCTTTATTTACTGTTCCGGCGGCGGTTCGGCGACGCGCTCATATCGGCGATACCCCTCGCGGCCGGTGCCATCGCCTCGATATATCAGCTTGCGATCATGCAGCAAGGCAACGCCGCACAGATCATCATCGCCCACCATCCCGATGTAATCCCCACGATCATTTTCTCCATCGGCCTGCTCATCCCGTTCGCCATTTATGGCATGTACATAAAAAGGAATGACGAGGCATGCGGCCTGCTGACGCTCTATGCGGTCATCAATATCGTGCTGCTGAACGTCGTGGAGATGCCGGCGACGGTGAACACCTACCGTTTCCTCGTCTACGCGGCACTGCCGATATCCCTTTTTGCCGGCTACGTGTTTTCACAGTGGCTGAGTTCACGCAATTACCTGAAGATAGGGGTCGCGGCGGCAGTCATACTGCTCATGGTGCCTTCCACGGCAATTATGCTGGGATTCTATAACGACTCGTCGTATGTCCATGCGACGCCGCCCGAATATGAGGCGCTCCAGTGGATCAAGGCCAATACGCCGAAGGACGCGATCATCTTCGAGGAGCCTGGCTTCTTCCCCCGGGTGCCGGTGGTCACGGGAAGGGACGTCGCCTACTCGGGCGAAATATATACGTTACAGTACCACAATGTGGACTTACAGGCCGATGCCTACGGCATTCTAAGCATCACGGGCCCCGCGGCGCTCTATGATAAGCTGTCGCAATATAACGTCAGCTATGTCTTCGTAGGCCAGCGCGAATCTCAGCATCCGTTCACGGCAGCGCTCAAGAATACACAGTACTTCGAGCCCGTCTACGATAAGGATGGAGTGTATATCTACGAATTGACTGGACACAGTCCCGCAACAGGAGACACGTAA
- a CDS encoding aldo/keto reductase — protein MLYRKMPKNGDELSILGFGCMRLPVKADGSIDEMRATDQVRHAIDRGVNYVDTAWPYHGGQSELFLGRALAGGYREKVKLATKLPTWLVKSREDMDHFLNAQLKKLNTDHIDYYLVHALLGELWDEVEKLGIVDFLDKAKADGRIINAGFSFHGAGKDFNRIVDAYDWDFCQIQYNFLDERNQAGTAGLVYAASKGLGVIIMEPIRGGNLVSPMPSAIKEIWDEAPTKRTPAEWALRWVWDHPEVTVVLSGMNQETHVEENLAAAEKAYPKSLTNDELLLIKRVEQKYRELMKVGCTGCRYCMPCPQGVNIPFCFEDYNNLSMSDNAAGVKFHYAVRLCGVLSTGETEFASQCIKCGECVEKCPQHIDIPAILESVVEELEGPDLEKRVAIAKQAFK, from the coding sequence ATGCTGTACAGGAAAATGCCTAAGAACGGAGATGAGCTTTCTATCCTCGGATTCGGCTGTATGCGCCTTCCAGTGAAAGCTGATGGTTCCATTGATGAGATGAGAGCTACTGATCAGGTTCGCCATGCGATCGACCGAGGAGTAAACTATGTAGATACGGCCTGGCCCTATCATGGGGGCCAGAGCGAGCTGTTTTTAGGCCGTGCCCTTGCGGGCGGGTACCGCGAGAAAGTAAAGCTTGCAACCAAGCTCCCGACTTGGCTGGTGAAAAGCCGGGAGGACATGGACCATTTCCTGAACGCCCAGCTGAAGAAGCTCAATACCGATCATATTGATTATTACCTCGTCCATGCGCTGCTCGGTGAGTTATGGGACGAGGTCGAAAAGCTTGGCATAGTCGATTTCCTCGATAAGGCCAAAGCAGACGGCCGTATTATTAACGCGGGCTTTTCCTTCCACGGCGCGGGAAAGGACTTCAACCGAATCGTGGATGCCTACGATTGGGACTTCTGTCAAATCCAGTACAACTTCCTGGACGAAAGGAACCAGGCAGGTACCGCAGGTTTGGTGTACGCAGCATCAAAAGGCCTTGGCGTTATCATCATGGAACCTATCCGGGGCGGAAATCTCGTAAGTCCGATGCCTTCAGCAATTAAAGAGATCTGGGATGAGGCTCCGACAAAGAGGACGCCCGCTGAATGGGCTCTTCGCTGGGTCTGGGACCACCCGGAAGTAACTGTCGTCCTTTCCGGTATGAACCAGGAAACTCATGTCGAGGAGAATCTTGCAGCGGCAGAGAAAGCATACCCGAAATCTTTGACCAATGATGAGCTGCTACTGATAAAACGGGTCGAGCAGAAATATCGCGAACTGATGAAAGTAGGCTGTACCGGCTGTAGATATTGTATGCCCTGTCCGCAAGGGGTGAACATCCCGTTCTGTTTCGAGGACTACAATAACTTGAGTATGTCCGATAATGCTGCGGGGGTAAAGTTCCACTATGCGGTAAGGCTGTGCGGTGTTCTATCCACAGGAGAAACCGAGTTTGCGTCACAGTGTATAAAATGCGGTGAGTGCGTCGAAAAATGCCCTCAGCACATAGATATACCAGCGATCCTGGAATCCGTTGTCGAGGAGCTTGAAGGGCCTGATCTGGAGAAGAGAGTTGCAATTGCAAAACAAGCGTTCAAATAG
- the twy1 gene encoding 4-demethylwyosine synthase TYW1, with the protein MSLVELLKKQGYHIIGEHSAIKPCLWLGRSLKGQGACYKSHFYGIQSHLCMQMTPCIACNQRCLHCWRPVEEPFTVKSWDRPETIVDGCLKEQKRFISGYGGIQETDLRRWKDAFEPRHAAISLVGEPTLYPHLKELVALLSEKGMSTFIVTNGTRPDVLDKVTPSQLYMSLDAPDRETYLTACNPVADLWDKVNESLEVLGQRDSRRALRLTLIKGVNMKDPEGYAALIKKASPDYVEVKAYMHLGYSRNRLPREAMPKHEEVLSFARQVADAAQYKLALDVELSRVALVSKDGAVKPLI; encoded by the coding sequence GTGTCTCTGGTTGAACTATTAAAAAAGCAAGGGTACCATATCATCGGCGAGCACAGCGCCATCAAGCCGTGCCTGTGGCTGGGGCGATCGCTCAAGGGGCAGGGAGCCTGCTATAAGTCGCATTTCTACGGCATTCAGTCCCATTTATGCATGCAGATGACCCCCTGCATCGCCTGCAACCAGCGCTGCCTGCACTGCTGGAGGCCCGTCGAGGAGCCGTTCACTGTCAAGTCCTGGGACCGGCCCGAGACAATCGTCGACGGCTGCCTGAAAGAGCAAAAGCGGTTCATTTCGGGCTATGGCGGCATTCAGGAGACTGATCTGCGAAGGTGGAAGGATGCCTTCGAGCCGCGCCACGCGGCCATATCGCTCGTCGGGGAGCCCACCCTCTATCCTCACCTGAAGGAGCTCGTCGCCTTATTGAGCGAGAAGGGCATGTCCACTTTCATCGTCACGAACGGCACCCGCCCGGATGTGCTGGATAAGGTCACGCCGAGCCAGCTGTATATGTCCTTAGACGCGCCGGACAGGGAAACTTACCTGACGGCGTGCAATCCCGTTGCCGATCTCTGGGATAAGGTGAACGAGTCCCTTGAAGTCCTGGGCCAGCGGGACAGCCGCCGGGCGCTTCGGCTTACTCTTATCAAGGGCGTCAACATGAAAGACCCGGAAGGGTACGCTGCGCTCATAAAAAAGGCGTCGCCTGATTACGTGGAAGTAAAAGCCTATATGCACCTGGGATATAGCCGGAACCGGCTGCCCCGGGAGGCCATGCCGAAGCACGAGGAAGTGTTGAGCTTCGCCCGGCAGGTCGCCGACGCGGCCCAATATAAGTTGGCCCTGGACGTGGAGCTCAGCCGGGTGGCGCTGGTAAGTAAAGACGGTGCCGTGAAGCCGCTCATATGA
- a CDS encoding Calx-beta domain-containing protein, with product MVAAATPPVTDGLVGFYDFSRDSGNTVVDLSGHGNNGVATGTARGQLPDGTYYRDLNGGGDHISIPPSSSLSYASPATISFGLKIKTPPDVSALYGKLLMSRYFAGYAIYMTPSGNLQYIIYTDGGVQQSYIGRTPLASNTNYILFVTYDGKHLQGYINGQRDGDGYGWTSQTFAKYDEYWTVSGDQDGYNQAKMTVFAIYLYDRALSAPEVAGLWTNGKAEVDFSANDYFVSKLKNSINVTVSLTDVLPYDVSVDYTTNNGDALAGTNYVAARGTLTFHSGEVTKNITIPITSNDGLLWNNKLKFYLTLSDPVNVTVGMNNPATVSIGNNGGIILTFDDYSIDAWYGIRDILRSYDAKATFYCEGAGYPASSPDQKAELQALIDDGNSIQSHSYFHYNAPQYVDQYGLQGYIDTEITPDIQLMNDFGGTPTSFAYPGGDRTAYLDSVLLTYFDSVRDVAYPVNYGNDVSEDDGAFYEFDGTNTRLFSTAMTDNIYNTPAESFYGGMDRALEKGEVLGILCHTPSDNGLPYSTPISKLADIVKYAHDHGLTFYTTNTLFPAQNDVTLTLDKSTVNETDGNIQINVIRTGQKNRTLVLDYDTADGTAVNGKEYVGSSGVLKFIVGVDSQVISLHLNDDHVNNSNEYFYLNMRSPDNTTRGPDRQYKITILDNDPVPIPTPTPTPTATPSPTPTPSPKPLPSPTPTITPTPTPGPILYQINIKQGWNLVSIPLVNDTLWASQLGDIGVRRVSSYNVDSGGYDTFVVGFSPPSDDIQMKADHAYFVDCGSDVTFDLYGVEDEQRSATVYPRWNAVGWSSLSTVKASDISGRLGNIQRICRYNGSSGNYDTYVVGFSGEDMNFDIMPGDGFFLYLDSDTPGILSLGGL from the coding sequence ATGGTAGCGGCCGCGACGCCTCCGGTGACTGACGGGCTGGTGGGATTCTATGATTTTTCCCGGGACAGCGGCAATACGGTGGTCGATCTCAGCGGCCACGGGAATAACGGCGTGGCCACCGGGACAGCGAGAGGCCAGTTACCGGACGGGACCTATTATCGTGATCTGAACGGCGGCGGTGACCATATCAGCATACCTCCGAGCTCATCCTTATCATATGCCAGTCCGGCGACAATCAGTTTCGGCCTTAAGATAAAGACGCCCCCCGATGTATCCGCATTATATGGTAAATTGCTGATGTCGAGGTATTTTGCCGGCTATGCGATTTATATGACCCCGTCGGGGAACCTTCAATATATCATATATACGGATGGCGGAGTGCAGCAGTCCTATATCGGTAGGACGCCTCTGGCGTCTAATACGAATTATATCTTATTCGTCACGTACGATGGGAAGCACCTGCAGGGATATATTAATGGCCAGCGGGATGGGGACGGCTATGGCTGGACATCCCAGACATTTGCGAAGTATGATGAGTACTGGACGGTCAGCGGGGACCAGGATGGCTATAACCAGGCGAAGATGACCGTTTTTGCCATCTATCTGTATGATCGGGCACTATCGGCCCCCGAGGTCGCCGGGCTATGGACGAACGGCAAAGCCGAGGTGGATTTTAGCGCGAACGACTACTTCGTGTCGAAATTAAAGAACAGCATCAACGTTACCGTAAGCCTGACGGACGTGCTCCCCTACGACGTAAGCGTGGATTATACGACGAATAACGGCGACGCCCTCGCCGGCACGAATTATGTGGCCGCCAGGGGGACATTGACATTTCACAGTGGCGAGGTCACTAAAAATATTACGATCCCCATAACGAGCAACGATGGGCTACTCTGGAATAACAAGCTAAAGTTCTACCTGACGCTGAGCGATCCGGTGAACGTGACCGTCGGCATGAATAACCCGGCGACCGTCAGCATCGGCAACAATGGCGGCATCATCCTGACCTTTGACGACTATTCGATCGATGCCTGGTACGGGATACGTGATATTTTAAGATCGTATGATGCAAAGGCGACGTTCTACTGCGAAGGCGCTGGGTATCCCGCTTCTTCGCCCGATCAGAAAGCGGAGCTGCAGGCCCTCATCGATGACGGGAATAGCATCCAGTCGCACTCTTACTTCCACTACAACGCCCCGCAGTACGTGGACCAGTATGGATTACAGGGATACATCGACACGGAGATCACGCCCGACATTCAATTGATGAACGATTTCGGCGGCACCCCCACCAGCTTCGCGTATCCCGGAGGCGATCGTACGGCTTACCTGGACAGTGTTCTCCTGACATATTTCGACAGTGTCCGGGATGTGGCCTACCCGGTGAACTATGGCAACGACGTATCGGAGGACGACGGCGCCTTTTACGAGTTCGACGGGACGAACACGAGGCTGTTCTCCACGGCGATGACCGATAATATTTACAATACGCCGGCGGAAAGCTTCTACGGCGGCATGGACCGCGCGCTGGAGAAAGGAGAAGTACTGGGGATCCTTTGCCATACTCCCTCGGATAATGGCCTGCCTTACAGCACGCCCATCAGCAAGCTCGCTGACATCGTCAAATATGCGCATGATCACGGCCTCACGTTCTATACGACGAACACCCTGTTCCCGGCGCAAAATGACGTGACCCTGACCCTCGATAAGTCTACGGTCAATGAGACCGACGGGAATATTCAGATAAACGTGATCAGGACAGGCCAGAAGAACCGCACGCTCGTCCTGGACTATGACACGGCCGACGGGACGGCGGTCAACGGAAAAGAATATGTCGGCTCCAGCGGCGTGTTAAAGTTCATCGTCGGCGTCGACAGCCAGGTGATCAGCCTGCATCTTAATGACGACCACGTCAATAACTCGAATGAATATTTTTACCTGAACATGAGAAGCCCGGATAATACGACCAGGGGGCCCGACCGGCAGTATAAGATCACGATCCTGGATAATGACCCCGTGCCTATTCCGACTCCAACGCCAACGCCGACAGCTACACCATCACCAACCCCAACACCGTCGCCAAAACCATTACCATCGCCAACACCCACAATAACGCCGACTCCGACACCGGGGCCAATACTGTATCAGATCAACATTAAGCAGGGCTGGAATCTCGTGTCGATACCTCTCGTGAACGATACTTTATGGGCCAGCCAGCTGGGAGATATCGGCGTCCGTAGAGTATCTTCGTATAACGTCGACTCCGGCGGCTACGACACGTTCGTCGTGGGCTTCAGTCCCCCGTCCGACGACATACAGATGAAGGCGGACCATGCCTATTTCGTCGATTGCGGCAGCGACGTGACATTCGACCTGTATGGAGTGGAAGACGAGCAGCGCTCGGCCACGGTCTATCCCAGGTGGAATGCGGTGGGCTGGAGCAGCCTGTCGACGGTAAAAGCTAGTGATATCAGCGGCCGGCTTGGCAATATTCAAAGAATTTGCCGGTACAACGGGTCGTCGGGGAACTACGACACCTACGTCGTGGGGTTCAGCGGCGAAGACATGAACTTTGATATAATGCCGGGCGATGGTTTCTTCCTTTACCTGGATTCCGATACGCCCGGCATATTAAGCTTAGGAGGACTATAA
- a CDS encoding PGF-CTERM sorting domain-containing protein encodes MRIYRTALLMAFILVVAGYFVLPLAFSQVAPPATVAGTVTVNGVAMDGVRVSGGGGSDVTHGGGKYTFSVTPDVSITVTATYNGHTASTSSFTVKSGDMAIKNLNVIIPVDTPTPTPTPTPTPTPTPTTTPTPTPTATPAPEPSDTPTPTPTITATPTATPHPTLTPTPTPMLEGTITPTPTIAADFTPTPTPTPSITPENDTELTAMPTPPIEAYSQNMTAKQEETSPQMASTPGPASSSNGMQGGYEVSRMNDLANKNGITDTSPVPGAHDAAIPASVKAEAPGFEAMASVIALAGAVCLITRTKK; translated from the coding sequence ATGAGAATTTACAGGACAGCTTTACTGATGGCCTTCATACTTGTAGTAGCCGGCTACTTCGTTTTACCGTTGGCCTTTTCGCAGGTTGCGCCCCCTGCGACGGTCGCAGGCACGGTAACGGTGAACGGCGTCGCGATGGACGGCGTTCGGGTGTCCGGCGGAGGCGGAAGCGACGTGACCCACGGGGGAGGCAAGTATACGTTCAGCGTCACTCCCGATGTATCGATAACGGTAACGGCCACATATAATGGCCACACCGCTTCTACTAGTTCATTTACAGTAAAAAGCGGCGATATGGCAATTAAAAACTTGAATGTGATAATACCTGTAGATACGCCTACGCCAACGCCCACACCGACACCAACCCCTACTCCAACCCCAACTACTACACCCACGCCAACGCCAACTGCTACACCCGCTCCTGAACCGTCGGATACTCCCACTCCTACTCCGACGATAACGGCCACGCCAACGGCGACTCCACATCCGACGTTAACGCCTACTCCGACCCCCATGTTAGAAGGGACAATAACTCCTACGCCCACGATAGCGGCAGATTTTACTCCAACTCCGACGCCTACGCCGAGCATTACGCCTGAAAATGATACCGAATTGACTGCGATGCCGACGCCGCCTATCGAGGCATATTCTCAAAACATGACGGCTAAACAAGAGGAGACTTCACCGCAGATGGCCTCAACCCCGGGGCCGGCCAGTAGTTCAAACGGCATGCAGGGCGGGTATGAAGTTTCACGGATGAATGATCTGGCCAATAAGAATGGCATCACGGATACATCACCTGTGCCGGGAGCCCATGATGCAGCTATACCCGCCAGCGTCAAGGCCGAAGCGCCAGGTTTCGAAGCCATGGCCTCCGTAATCGCTCTGGCAGGTGCGGTGTGCCTGATCACGAGGACGAAGAAATAG
- a CDS encoding helix-turn-helix domain-containing protein: protein MDSGSQKYKYDWGMDATLDVIGGKWKPLIIYALSDETLRFSELMDRLQPKITQRMLTKQLRQLEEDGLITRKVYTQVPPKVEYSLTETGKSLMPILDQLCEWGYEHMGDRIKYQCEE, encoded by the coding sequence ATGGATAGTGGTTCTCAAAAGTACAAATATGACTGGGGAATGGACGCCACCCTGGATGTGATCGGCGGTAAATGGAAGCCGCTAATCATCTATGCTCTTAGCGATGAGACTCTACGTTTTAGTGAGCTAATGGACAGGCTACAGCCCAAAATTACACAGCGGATGCTAACAAAACAACTTCGCCAACTCGAGGAAGACGGACTCATCACAAGAAAGGTTTACACACAGGTCCCGCCGAAAGTAGAATATTCGCTCACAGAAACAGGAAAATCCCTTATGCCTATACTTGACCAGCTGTGCGAGTGGGGATACGAGCATATGGGGGACCGTATAAAATACCAGTGTGAAGAATAA
- a CDS encoding haloacid dehalogenase, translated as MESLKDISARVRARFDAMDKAREGALAASRKITRNSGDSIKAIHRGEWAEAERLIRETRSLSDQLHDALKDFPEAYYSGYVEDAQVEFAEVSILYSVLRGLDLPTPESLRIENTAYLKGMGDASGELRRHILDLIRKGRPEEGEKYLDIMDEFYTEMMSFDYPDAIMHGLRKKTDVARSLIERTRGDLTNALEIKGLHESMERFDQRLK; from the coding sequence ATGGAGTCATTGAAGGATATCAGCGCCAGGGTCCGGGCCCGCTTCGACGCGATGGACAAGGCCAGGGAGGGCGCTCTCGCCGCTTCACGTAAGATCACCAGGAATTCGGGGGACTCGATCAAGGCGATTCACCGGGGCGAGTGGGCTGAGGCAGAGCGCCTGATCCGCGAGACCCGGTCCCTGAGCGATCAGCTGCACGACGCGCTCAAGGATTTCCCGGAGGCCTATTATTCGGGCTACGTAGAGGACGCTCAGGTCGAGTTCGCCGAAGTATCGATCCTGTATTCGGTGCTGAGGGGGCTTGATCTGCCGACGCCCGAAAGTCTCCGGATCGAGAATACGGCCTATCTAAAGGGCATGGGCGATGCTTCCGGCGAGCTGAGGCGGCACATACTGGACCTGATACGGAAGGGACGGCCGGAAGAAGGTGAAAAATACCTGGACATCATGGACGAGTTCTATACGGAGATGATGTCGTTCGACTATCCCGACGCCATCATGCACGGCCTCCGCAAAAAGACGGATGTAGCCCGCTCGCTCATCGAGCGCACCCGCGGGGACCTGACGAACGCCCTCGAGATCAAGGGCCTCCATGAGTCCATGGAGCGTTTCGATCAAAGGCTTAAATAG
- a CDS encoding radical SAM/SPASM domain-containing protein, which yields MIAGRLKAWQGRVEQERKEHKLRYLFWETTRACNLRCGHCGSSCTVLGPGELATDEIKAVFESIAADFDARSIMVAVTGGEPLLRKDLFDVMGHVRGLGFQWGMVTNGMLVDNDVVEKCHGAGMNTVTVSVDGLRKAHELIRKGGSFDRTIDALLLLKGSGYFSVVQATTCVSQYNIGDLQGLYELFSRMGIDEWRLLTVTPIGRAKDDPNFRLQPSQLRSLLDFIVRKRREKGLRITFEEEGFLGTEYEGKVRDSLYFCPAGISIASILANGDIGACPNLPPKFIQGNVRHDRFSDVWEHRYQSMRDLSWKRCGLCDGCEWWEFCLGNSLHLWDLREGRPSMCHIRILAESRRKQGNFGR from the coding sequence GTGATAGCAGGCCGCCTCAAGGCGTGGCAGGGCAGGGTAGAACAGGAGCGAAAAGAGCATAAGCTGCGGTATCTCTTCTGGGAGACCACCCGCGCCTGTAACCTCCGCTGCGGACATTGCGGCAGCAGCTGCACGGTCCTTGGGCCTGGCGAGCTGGCTACCGATGAAATAAAGGCAGTCTTCGAGTCCATCGCCGCCGATTTCGACGCCCGCTCCATCATGGTGGCCGTGACAGGGGGAGAGCCGCTCCTGCGAAAAGACCTCTTCGACGTTATGGGCCATGTCCGCGGGCTGGGATTCCAGTGGGGCATGGTCACGAACGGCATGCTCGTGGATAATGACGTCGTGGAGAAATGCCATGGCGCCGGCATGAACACGGTCACCGTCAGCGTCGACGGCCTGCGGAAAGCGCACGAGCTCATTCGAAAAGGCGGCTCATTTGACCGGACCATCGACGCCCTGCTGCTCCTTAAAGGATCTGGATACTTCAGCGTCGTGCAGGCCACCACCTGCGTCAGCCAGTACAACATCGGCGACCTCCAGGGGCTATACGAGCTTTTCAGCCGCATGGGCATCGACGAGTGGCGGCTCCTCACCGTTACGCCCATCGGCCGGGCCAAAGATGACCCGAATTTCAGGCTCCAGCCCTCTCAGCTGCGCTCTTTGCTGGACTTCATCGTCAGGAAACGCCGCGAAAAGGGGCTCCGCATAACCTTTGAAGAGGAGGGGTTCCTGGGCACCGAATACGAGGGGAAAGTGAGGGACTCGCTCTACTTTTGTCCCGCGGGCATCAGCATCGCGAGCATTCTCGCGAACGGGGATATCGGGGCGTGCCCGAACCTGCCCCCGAAATTCATACAGGGAAACGTGCGCCATGACCGCTTCAGCGATGTCTGGGAACACCGGTACCAGAGCATGCGGGACCTGAGCTGGAAGCGCTGCGGCCTGTGCGACGGATGCGAGTGGTGGGAGTTCTGCCTGGGTAACAGCCTTCACCTCTGGGATCTCCGCGAGGGCAGGCCGTCCATGTGCCATATCCGCATTCTCGCGGAAAGCCGGCGCAAGCAGGGCAATTTCGGGCGATAG